The Silene latifolia isolate original U9 population chromosome Y, ASM4854445v1, whole genome shotgun sequence sequence AAATTAGTGGGCCCCACCACTTTTCCAAGTTTAATTCTTTGGTTTATTACGTTGGGTTTTTCCAACTTCCGTCTTTAGTCTACTTGGTTATTTTGTTTATTATATTTCCTAATTGTATTAGTCTTTGTTAGGGtagtttaatatataaacactaccCTAACCTAGCTATTCTTTtaggagagatttgtgaggcaaacacattgagagttttaagaggcagatctagaaaaactctgtgctcatcttttgtaatctgtaattATCCCGACATAGTGAATTATTCTCCCTCGCCCTAGTGGATGTAGCTATCAcattgatagtgaaccacgtaaatcttgtGTGTCTTTTATTTTTTGCATCTACTCCGTATCGCTTCCGCACAACACCTCACAATCCCCACACCGAGCACACTCATTCCCAACCGACCCCATCCGCGCCGAAATATTACCTCTAGTAGCAATGGCCTCATTACACAGCTGCCATAAAAACACTTTAATCCTTGGTAAAACAGGGGCTCTCCAAATTTTATTCCACAACCAGCTATCAGATAAAACACTCGATGATATGGTATGTTTGTTTCGAATGATGCAGATAAATAGATAAATTTATATCGGGAGGGGAACATCGAATTTAGAAGGATATGGAAGTCACCCGATGAGATCAACCTAAATTTGATGTCAGCGACTACATGGATATGTATTTTAGCATATCTAAATTTTAAATTAGATATCAACCTAATTGTTGTATGTGATAAAAAATGACATGAGTATTTTAGCATATCAAATTATATTGAAGTATAAGAAGTTAGTTGAGCAAATTAGTTACAAAAACAGAATTAGTTAGAGTATTAACTCTAGTTAGTTAGAGATTACTCTAGTTAGTTAAAGTAGGTTAGTTGATGTATGTCGGTTAAACAAAGCCTATAAATATCATGTATGCATCAACATAATATACACAACTTTAtgatatgaaactcaaatacattCAATTCTATTGTTTGTTTTATAGATTCCTATAAAGAAATAGCACGGTTACTTTAGATCTATATGTAGTTTTTCCGATTTGCTTACTTATTTTCATTTATGTCCTAAGCTTCTTGGTTACTACAGTAGTCTTTAACATGTAAAGAACAATCACTTAGATGGTGATGACATCATTCAAAATTGACGAGCCTGGGACATTGAAATTTATTGAAGATTGATGATTCCATCATCAACAGAGTGTAAGAGATAAGTTGTGGTGGAGAAGCAACGAGGATAGATGGATGTCGCTTGGTCTTGAGCAAAAACATCAACAAAGGTTGGAGTCAAACAATGTCACCTGGGGGCACAAGCCCCACAACGACAATCACAAAGGAAGTAAGACCATCCGCATCAGTGAATATTCACCAATTTTCACTCTACACTTTTTCACCTATTCTCTCTTCAATTCACCATCCACCTAAGCTTTCCACTCACCATCAAAATTCAccaaaaaaacatcaaaaaaacaaACACATCAACAAATACTCAACTTTCCTTCTCTTTCATACTTTACAATACCCCACACTATCCACCTCAACATTCCACTATCTTACACTATATTTATTTTTACTTCATTTTCATTATTTGCAATCATATAAAATTTTCGATTttataatttattatttttattgttattattgcaaattcaattttctttttttttaacgGTTATTTTGCATATAAATTAAGGTAAATTTGAAACTCACACTTTCATGATTTATTATTCCATATAATTAGGGGAGGTGCtagggcgacaccgggtgttaccgagtttcggtaacaccctaataaaaaaatagaaaaaagttAAAAATTAAAAAGTAATTTTCGTTTTTGCGCCAATATCGTAGGGATAAAACCGTAATCAATCtattatatttataataaaacaaaatatataaaaaatactAATCCAAACTAAACTATATCTAATATTGCTATTATACAATACGATAATATATACTCCGTACATATCATAACAAACCCATCTTCATCTTCCTTATATCATAAGTTTTAccaattaacaaaaataaaagagagaatttTTTGTCAAACCTAAAACGACAAATACTTTACCAAAAATTCCTTTACTGAATTTATAATTGTCAAGGTATGCTCAGTTATATGAACCTGAGAACCTCCAGCTACGTACTACCTCACGCAAGTCATTCGGTAGTAACAAATGATTTATATGAACAAAAAGTTGAATCATTGTCAAGATGATTGTTGTTTTTGGTGCATATGGTCAAGATGATTGTGAGTAGTGATTTATATGCTACTAGTCAACATGTATTGTTCCACACTTTCACCAATATTGCACAGAATTATTGCTGTCAAAAAAATATATCGCACAGAATTATCAGACAAAATccttcatttttttaaaaactttattattattatcattattgatAAATTAAATGATTAATAAGTTCCTAAACTACCCTTTAACAAAAATtagtttgaaatttaaattttgattgagaaaaaacaaaataaataagtaaattaCAATAATATCCCATGTGTCGCTCAATTTGAGTAACACCCAAGAGGAGAAGAGGTCATGGGATGACCTCTTTTGTGTTTGATCTCTAGATGACTCAACAAGTAGCATGTTTTCATTGGTGCTTATACATAAATAATGAGCAAAAAATAAGAGGAGAGACATCATTCATTTGACAGCTTCTATCTCTCTTCATTTTCACATCTCTTTCTCACTTTTCTGCCAAAGTAAGAAAGAAGAAGATACAACAATAAAATAAGATTTATATAccaaataaaaaagaataaaaatatgATCATACATAATAAGGTTATATCTTTTAATTGTCTATAAAATAAGCTCAATTTTGACATATTTTGAGCAATTTTTTCTATATCTCAGAACTACAGTATAGTTTACATGCTTAGAAAAATCCGAAAAAATTAAAAACATCCCAtatttgtgtttcaaatataatATGGGTTAAATAGGTAAGATTTAAAAAAGAAAATTCCTAAGACGATGGTGATGGGTTTGGGTAGGAGATTGCGGTATGTGTGACGATGGAAGGAGATGGCTGTGATGTTGCTTCATAATGGCAGGAGATGGAACGAAGCAAATAACGATGTAGAAAAGAGGAAATTTGGAAATGAATTAATTTGGGCTTGATAAATTAATTTGGAGTTAGGAGAAGTAGAAGAAGATTATGGAGCATGTATGGGTTGGATGTAGGGGTGCTAACGAGCCGAGTCGAGCGCGAGCCCAGGGGTGCTCGGCTCGAGCTCGAGAAGTGTGAAGGTGTGCTCGGCTCGAGCTCGAGCTCGTTGAGCTTCAAATGGGTGGGCTCGAGCTTgatgatacgtgcatattgtatagtctttttagcctattttagcacgtatttccatgcattcatgtactgtttatatagtattttgccctcgaattggctactttggttcgttttgtccgttttgtagaaatgaacgcgaaagtagtggaatcgtaccatttttcgtcctttttgcatgcattttgaggagatgggattttccagagtgagtttctgcattgggatacgtgaaggcacggtttacgaggcagttgGGCACGAGTTTAAGCTTATTTGAAGGAAgaacattcgatcgagtggttttattactcgatcgaatggtttctacgtcattggttgatcgatcgagcacctttttactcgatcaagaagtgctgaaaagagaggttactcgatcgagtaactattctactcgatcgagtagattttgtagaggttggctcgatcgagtggatttattctactcgatcgagtggtttggtctggcgtgggctttaattaacccgtaagcttgttttagcttttggacttagtttattttctatttaaacgcaactttactaggtcattagctatCTTATCATCTATCAGTTTTAGCTTTCACAGTAAAAACATTACGTTGCTTTTcccttcttcactgtaactttattttcgggGTTATTTTGCTCGGATTTGCGTGTTCTTTATGCCGGAttctcacgattgtaatctctttctcctttcttaataataatctctctttcgtttactttaattctttgttttgctttatttaatttctgccctaattcacttttatgcaatttaattatccttttaatatgttgaatgctggttatttatctgctgttagttttgatagtattaatagcgatatgagtagctaaatctaattcatgttgggattaggggatctacggtagaaacgtgacgatgtagtgaataagttagatgaattaattgtgagattatgtcatcatagcaatataactgtatttaccgacttagttgagtgcacgcttctgagtcaccattttaatctggttaaatttaatcctggattggaagattggattaaatagacctgctatgaacagtagactaccctgacgaggacggaagttaagttagtggaagtttaggatagaaagtggaccggaaggacctttccatattcgtctcgcattaatttgtctaagttgtttacagttgagtcactggactaccgtagtgagccaaaatcctgacatgtcccttcttatttgatagtttaattctatttttctgcctttactgctcctgtctctgcttctctttcctttaaacctttagtttagaaaaccaatttaaacaacccccccccccccctccacttatgaccaaatagacggacttttacagatatcttgcctcccttaggagatcgacctgacttccctagctatatagttagtttagttagtttatttttgataggtacacgacagccctGTCACTTGAGCTCGACATAGTCAAATTGGCTCGAGCTCGGCTCGTGGGCTCGTTTTGAGCTCGGCTCATTGGCTCGTTTCGAGCTCGACTCGTGGGCTCGTGAGCTCGGCTCGTGAGGTTCTCGAATTATAGCTCGTGATAGCCAGGATTTCATTTAGATTTTTAACGCATTATAATTTTAACAACCAAGTCTCATGCTACAATACGATAAATTAATAGTTTGAGTACACATTTCCGTAATGTCTTTCTACGTTATTTTGACCAAAAACAATAATTCCCCACAAAGTCtactaaaaatgtaaataaaaattatataattcataaCAAAACCATCTGCCGCCTCTTCAATCTTCCCATATCCCGTCCCGTCCCGTCTTCATCTTCTACGAGCAATACATTATGACCGCATATGTCTCAGCGCATCTCCTACAGCAAAGTATGCATTACACAAATAAGTTtgtaatgaaaataaataagttGAGTCTGGTAAATAATTTTGGTACTATAAAAAGTGTAAATAATATACAGCTATGTCCTCCACTTAAATACTTAACCtatagaagtgggagatgaattTCCTTGGAATGATCCTCGCTTTTGTTCTGGAAAAAAAACATTCACAAATCAAACAACAGCTAAAATAAAGTAAATGAACCAAATAAAATAAAGATTATTTTCGGACTTATCAGTTTATTATCTTATTCTTTCGTTTCAATCCATATAATGATCGACACCAATCTCCGGTGCATAACAACATTTCTACTGCATCCGAACTCAATGAAGCACGATAAGGATGAATAACTCGACTACCAGCACTAAACGTCGCCTCAGACGCAACAGTGGTAATGGGAACAACTAAGATATCAGCTACCAGCCGAGATAATAGGAAACTTCATGGATTTATCTTTCCACCACGCCAAGGCATCAAAACACTCATCCTCATGAGGAACATAACACCCCTCTTCAAGATAATCATCAACTTCAGATTTCCTCGACTCAATTGTATCCTCACTTCTCACTACTCGTAAAAGTTCAGATAATCCTGGAGTGTTGCTCCTTATACTCATAGAAGAGCTACCTTCAGCTTCATCACTCTGCCCCGTAGGAGAATACATGGTAACATATTCTTTATATAGCTCATACAAGGTCTCTCTTACCTTATTAACATTATCTCGAGCTACACTACCATCATCAGAAGGGAACATCTTTGGAAAAATAATCTCCACAACCTTCATTTTCAATCGAGGATCCAACACAGCTCCAATTGCCATAAGCAAATTACATTGACCCCAATACTTATCAaacctttctttcatttttttaacTAATTTCTTAACAAATTCATCATAAGTGACTAACTGTGTATCCAACAACACTTTTATTCTATAAATTTCAGCCAAAAACAAATTAGAAGTAGGGTATTCAGATCCTGATATAATGTTGGTCGTATCATTAAACACTTCCAATATCTCgctcaatttttcaattttcaccCAATCTTCAGCACTAGGACAATAAGTATAACTACGATCTGCTTGAGCTAGCCTTGCAAACACCTTTTTGAACTTGATTACACAAGCTAACATTTCATACGTTGAATTCCAACGAGTCTTGCATTCAAGAACCAGTCTTCTTTCTTTAAGGTTGAATTGTTGTACTAGTTCAGTAAACTTTTTGAGTCGTAGATCACTTTGATTAATATAATCAACACTCTCATGAACATTAGAGATAATAGTTTTCACTTCTTTAAGACCATGTTGTACCATAATGTTCAGAATATGTGCACAACGACGAACATGGAACAACTTACCATCACAAAGCAACCTTTTAGTGAGAGAGAAAGTGTCCTTGAGAACTTGAATGCAAGTATCATTTGCTGAAACATTATCAACTAAAATACTGAAAatctaaaaaataaaataaaatttgataAGCTATTAATATAAGGTGTTCAAGTTAGTATGAACATGCTGAGTAGAAAATAAATCATAAGAAAAACGAAATATTATAAGAGAAAAAAATACTTACTTTATTCTCTATATCCCACTCCTTTAGGCATTTGAATATGCAATTGGCTATGTCTCTTCCTGCTCTGGGAGGAGGTAAATGAACAAAATTCAAGACCCTCTTTTAGAGTTTCCAGTCAGAATCAACAAAATGACCCGTCAAGACCATATACTCAATCTTTTTAGGCTTTGATTTCCATAAATCCGTGGTCAAAGAAATTTTCTCAACACCTTTCAAGAATGATTATAGCTTCTTTTTTTCACTCTCATACACTTTAAAACGATCACTTCTTATGGTATGGCGAGACATACTTTTATATTGCGGCATTCCCCGTTTCATCATCAAATTAAAACCCTCTTCCTCCACAATTCTAAAAGGATGCTCATGCATAAGTATCCAGTGTGCAATTCCCTCCCTCATCACTGACATGTCAAGTTGGCCATCATGTAAAGCACTAACTAAACCAGGTTGTGATGCACTCGCACTCGAATTAGATGGTAAAAAATTAATAAGCTTTTGCCTCTTAGAAAACAATGCTTTCTTCGCACATCTATTTGAGTGCCTATTAAAATGAGATGTTACCCCAGATTTTAAGTGAGATAAAGCTTTGTCACAATACTTACACTTAGATTTACATATACCCTTAACCAAAGTAGGGTCTAAAAAATCCTTCCACACTTTGGCTTTCCTTTCTCTTTTGAAAggatggggaagtgggctttcctcAGCAAGCACATCTTCGGTAGAATTAAGATGAGGGTGAGTATCCTCCTCCGTTACTTGTGCCTCCATTTCTTCTTCAATTTCCATCTCATCGTCAACATTCACAAAATATTCTTCCACTATAGGACGAGTGAATGGAGAGGTAGGTTCTGATGGTTCTGCAATACATATAAGTAGACAACAAATAGATCCATGTGATTAAATAATTTACATTGAAATTCAAGTGcaagataattaaacaataaatagAGAATTTACCAGTCATGGTTGTCCTTGTTTCTCCGGCTCTCTTATCCTATACATTAAGAAATTTAAGTATCAAACTCGGTTCACAGAAAAATGGTAAAAAATGGACCATATTTAACCATAAACTAGTTTTGTCACCCTCGAAAGTCGCGGATTCATTAATAATGTGTTATGTATGTTTGCTCTTTTTTGACATGCATATTCAACTAACTAACCATTTGTTTACGGTACTGATCATGAATGGTTAGATATTGACCTTCTCATTGCCACTACTATTTTATGTGGTCATTATTTTCACCATGTTTGCTAAGAGTCAGAGACAAATTTCTGCAGGAAATCTGTTAGTAGAAATCACATCTTAATTTTTCAGGTCCAAAGAAGACATTCATGCATGAGATAAATAATGATGGAGAAAGTAatacacaatgtcattcttcgaGTACCAAGTAAACGTGCGATCTAACACAAGTAAATAGGAATTTTAAGCGAATACCTTTTAAACCTTAAGAAAAACATAATAATGGAGCGGCTAAGTTTGGTGTAAGATAGCCGGGATAAAGGATACAACAAAAAGCATAGGACGACATGGTTTGCGAAAATCTATACCAGTTGTAATGCCAAAAGCAACAACACAACTTAAAATTCAAATTTGGGAAAGACTAAACACGATTACAAAAATACAAGTAGGTGGTTGTGAAATGAATTAATCAATCAGTATTCAGTATGCAAATTCAATTGAGGACAGCAAGgagaattaaaaaaaaatctgGAGAAACAGAGAATCAACTAGGATTCTTAGTAGAAGCACAAATCAACAAGGAGAATTCAGATCTATCGTGATGTTGGTATCTTGCTTTTATTTCTGATGCTTTTTATTTCTGATGCTTTTCACCGATGTGCTTTTTATCAGCCAAATTATTCTTATCTGGCATTATACACTCTATTTGGCATAAACATGAATGAACAAGACAGCTGAAGTTTATTGTATGGTTTGATAATGGAATAATTCTTGTCTTGTTCTTCCAACCAAAGCCTGCTATCCAACCCACTTATTACCCTAAACATGAATGAGCCACTTCTATTCTTATCATTTTTCTTCCCATTTTGATCAAAATACCAACCATAAACATCCCACATTACATCTACTAGAAAACCATCAACAAATATAACCTGATTTCCCCTAAATACGAGATGAACCACAGGGGCTTGAAATCGTTTTTAGTAATCATTTTAATTACTGATTTCGGAGTAGTAcaaaaaatgacccgacccgcggCTGATTGGCTCCTATATCTCCACGTAGTATACTGTATAGTCCATAAcatcaaaaattaaaattaaaatgaaaaaaaaagaggataATACTTTCAAGGGATTGAAAATTATGACGATTACTAAAAACGATTTCAAGGGATTGAAAATTAAGACGATTACTAAAAATGAATAAAAATAGGGGCTTATGAACTCCTTTCATAGTTTTatgatttgagttgtcattagaCGGTCTGAGAAATCATCTACTCAGTAAAAAAGCCAATGGTGGATGATCAATTAATGGAGTTGGCGATGATTAAAAACAGCGGCGACGATGAAAAACAGCCGGCGATTACCCAATTTGGGTAAAAAGACGACCTATAATTCAAGAATTTAATCAAAAGACCTGAAAGAATGAAGTGATTAGCCATAACTAAATAGAGTACTTGGGTTGAAGGTGAAGGCCTGAGTCGTGACTGCGTGACGGTGAGCGACGGCTGTAGACACCGAAATTTCGTATTTTGGTATCTATTTATTTTACAATATTTTAGTattttagagataattatcaGAAAATAATGTGATAATATCTTCGAATATTCTAGAATATGCCGTCTTATCCTCCAAGCCACTCTACTATAAATATAACTTCACCTTTAGGGTTTAGTAGAGAACAGATGGATTAAGTCAAATAAACGACCGCATCTTCCTACTACCAAATCGTAGGTAGGATGGAATAAGTCAAAAAACGACCCCATCATCTCCCTACGAGATTAAGTCGATAAGACCCTCGTAGAAACTATCAAAACCCACCCTTAGAATAGAATCAAGAGATCTCCGAAAGTTGTAACCCTCAATCTTTCAATAATAAATTCTTGTTCTCCGTATTATTTTTGttcctctttatttattattgcaggttcaatttttatggtttacaaATTGGCACGCTCGGTGGGACGATTTTGCTCTTCATCTCCATTCTCCAAAGGTCAAATTCAGTAGCAGATTCGAGACCAAGTTGCAACCGACAtcaaagtctctacaaccagtcTCGAGGGGGCATTTGTAGACACCGAAATTTCGTATTTTGGCATctatttattttaaaatattttagtattttagagataattatcaGAAAATAATGTGATAATATCTTCGAATATTCTAGAATATGCCGTCTTGTCCTCCAAGCCACTCTACTATAAATATAACTTCATCTTTAGAGTTTAGTAGAGAACAGATGGATTAAGTCAAATAAACGACCGCATCTTCCTACTACCAAATCGTAGGTAGAATGGAATAAGTCACAAAACGACCCCATCATCTCCCTACGAGATTAAGTCGATAAGACCCTCGTAGAAACTATCAAAACCCACCCTTTGAATGGAATCAAGAGATCTCCGAAAGTTGTAACCCTCAATCTTTCAATAATAAATTCTTGTTCTCCGTATTATTTTTGttcctctttatttattattgcaggttcaatttttatggtttacaaGGGCGAGGAAGAAGATGATGTAAAATTGTAAAGAATTACTCCGTAGAATTTAGAAGTTAGAACGACATTGAGCAAAGACAGTAGTTTAGGTTTTTTTTACTGCTTTGTGGATTATTGGGTAATTGGGTAATGGACTAGGGTAGTGGAGTTTTGGGTAAACATtaataaattaggactttttTTTAGAATATACAAATATATTTTACccgctcgcgagcttttcgagccgagccaggccttgctcggcttgactcgaaAAGTATCCGAGCCGAGCCAGAGCTCGAGCCGAGCGCtaacgagccgagctttgaccgagccgatctcgaaTAGCCCGCGAGCTGCTCGGCTCATTAGCACCCCTAGTTGGATGAATTAATTTGAGGGGACTAGTATGAGGAGATGAATAGGAATTAGGAACTTGCGGGTTTGTGGTTCAACAACGTATAATTTGCCTTTTTTTTAAGTTT is a genomic window containing:
- the LOC141630253 gene encoding zinc finger BED domain-containing protein RICESLEEPER 2-like is translated as MTEPSEPTSPFTRPIVEEYFVNVDDEMEIEEEMEAQVTEEDTHPHLNSTEDVLAEESPLPHPFKRERKAKVWKDFLDPTLVKGICKSKCKYCDKALSHLKSGIFSILVDNVSANDTCIQVLKDTFSLTKRLLCDGKLFHVRRCAHILNIMVQHGLKEVKTIISNVHESVDYINQSDLRLKKFTELVQQFNLKERRLVLECKTRWNSTYEMLACVIKFKKVFARLAQADRSYTYCPSAEDWVKIEKLSEILEVFNDTTNIISGSEYPTSNLFLAEIYRIKVLLDTQLVTYDEFVKKLVKKMKERFDKYWGQCNLLMAIGAVLDPRLKMKVVEIIFPKMFPSDDGSVARDNVNKVRETLYELYKEYVTMYSPTGQSDEAEGSSSMSIRSNTPGLSELLRVVRSEDTIESRKSEVDDYLEEGCYVPHEDECFDALAWWKDKSMKFPIISAGS